TTTGATTACAAATGAACCTTCCATATCTTCTTGATGATTCTCAAATGAAGGTTCTTCATCGTAATTTTCTGCTTTTATAGGTTCAACATGTTCAGGATATGCTTCTTTCAACATTCCATCATGCTTTTCAGAATCTATTGCTTCTATTTTATCGTCAGACATGTGCAACCTCCTTGTCTATTAATAATAATTAATGACTGGCAAGAGCTGTTTCAATATATTTGCTCGTACAATATCTCTTGCTGCTACATCCATTCTTAGCGTGTCGCGATCGACCACTGCTAGAATCATTTTCGCTTCACGAATAGTAATATATTGATTTTCAAGCAAGCCTTCAATCACATAGTGCGCTTGTTGCTGAGAAATAGAATCTCCGATAATTTGTAAGAGATGGTCAATATAACCTTTTGTATCTTTCGTTTCAACTTTGGTGATTCTTATATAACCGCCGCCGCCACGTTTACTTTCTATTTCA
Above is a genomic segment from Staphylococcus piscifermentans containing:
- a CDS encoding CtsR family transcriptional regulator is translated as MHNMSDIIEQYIKHLFEESNKDVVEIQRANIAQRFDCVPSQLNYVIKTRFTNEHGYEIESKRGGGGYIRITKVETKDTKGYIDHLLQIIGDSISQQQAHYVIEGLLENQYITIREAKMILAVVDRDTLRMDVAARDIVRANILKQLLPVINYY